The stretch of DNA TCTCGCCAGCGCAGGAGGTCCTCCCGCCCAGGTGCTGATCGACAGTTCTGCGGTCAAAGCTCATCGCTCCGCTTCTGGTGGAAAAGGGGGGAGAGCAGTCAGGCGATCGGCCGCTCGCGGGGCGGGCTGACGTGACCCCCTGAAACTCCTCCAGAAATAGCTAGAGTCCGCCCCATGAAAGGGACGGACGAATGAAACGATCAAGGTTCCCGGAAGAGCAGATTATCGGGATCCTGCGCGAGCAGGAGGCGGGCGTGCCGGTGGCGGACCTGTGCCGCAAGCACGGGCTCAGCTCGCCGACCTTCTACAAGTGGAAGGCTAAATACGGCGGGCTGGACGTGTCGGAGGCGCGGAGGTTGAAGGCGCTGGAGGACGAGAACGCCAAGCTCAAGCGGATGCTGGCCGAGGCGATGCTCGACAACGTCGCGCTGAAGGACCTGCTGGGAAAAAAATGGTGACGCCCGCCGCGCATCGGGAGGCTGCGGCGTACCTGCAGACGACCTACGAGATGAGCCAGCGACGGGCGTGCCGGGTGATCGACACCGACCGCTCTAGCGTGCGCTACCAGGCCACGCGGCCGGACGACGGGGCCTTGCGCGAACGGTTAAAAGCCCTGGCCCAGGAGCGACGACGCTTCGGCTACCGACGGCTGCATGTGCTGCTGAAACGCGAGGGCCAGATCGTGAACAAGAAGCGGATCCAGCGGATCTACCGCGAGGAGCGGCTAACGGTGGGCCGCCGCGGCGGCCGCAAGCGGGCGATCGGCACCCGGCGGCCCCTTGAGCTCCCGCTGGCGCCCAATCAACGCTGGAGCCTGGACTTCGTGTCCGACCAGATGACCGACGGCCGCCGCTTCCGCATCCTGACGGT from Nitrospirota bacterium encodes:
- a CDS encoding IS3 family transposase (programmed frameshift), producing MKRSRFPEEQIIGILREQEAGVPVADLCRKHGLSSPTFYKWKAKYGGLDVSEARRLKALEDENAKLKRMLAEAMLDNVALKDLLGKKMVTPAAHREAAAYLQTTYEMSQRRACRVIDTDRSSVRYQATRPDDGALRERLKALAQERRRFGYRRLHVLLKREGQIVNKKRIQRIYREERLTVGRRGGRKRAIGTRRPLELPLAPNQRWSLDFVSDQMTDGRRFRILTVIDNCTRECLALVADTSLSGGRVARELDAIIAQRGRPDTIVSDNGTEYTSNAILGWADDTGVGWHYIAPGKPQQNGYNESFNGRLRDELLNETLFRSLPHARAVLENWRRDYNEQRPHSKLGWMTPRDYARALSGESGDRAAQPGGSARTPLATHNHQGSNQPRTLVMAG